One part of the Amyelois transitella isolate CPQ chromosome 10, ilAmyTran1.1, whole genome shotgun sequence genome encodes these proteins:
- the LOC106133113 gene encoding glucose transporter type 1 isoform X2, translating to MAGGTTGALLYAVSAAVLGMLQFGFNTGVINSPRTFIENFIKEQYEASPSLVFSIIVSIFAVGGMIGCPLASWLSEKQGRKGALFFNAIIGVIGALLMGFSKISSSVEMLIIGRFVIGINCGFATTVSPTYVSEVAPLRLRGAFGTVNQLAVAFGMVGGQILGIGAILGSDEGWPWLLGLAVIPSALQCLMLPFAPESPRYLLLAVRDEEKARIALTKIRGTEQINDEINDMHVEDQAARQEAQFSIPDLFSIKALRTPLIIGVVMHLSQQLGGINAVLYYSTTIFIRAGLEEEQARLASIGVGSILFVMALVSIPLIDRLGRRTLQLCGLGGMVVFSVLMTVAFFTYENNTTMSIFAVIFTFLYVAFFGVGPSSIPWMILSELFGQGARSAAVSVGALVNWFANFIVGLTFIPMSEALGNYVFLPYTVLLILFFAFTYFKLPETKNRTIEEVTALFKK from the coding sequence ATGGCTGGCGGAACGACCGGCGCGCTGCTCTATGCAGTGAGTGCTGCCGTACTGGGCATGCTGCAGTTCGGCTTCAACACCGGCGTCATCAACTCCCCGCGGACCTTCATTGAAAACTTCATCAAAGAACAGTATGAAGCCTCGCCTAGTCTCGTATTTAGTATAATTGTCAGCATTTTCGCTGTCGGCGGTATGATCGGCTGTCCTCTCGCCAGCTGGCTCTCTGAGAAACAAGGGCGCAAAGGCGCTCTTTTTTTCAACGCTATCATAGGCGTTATAGGCGCCTTACTCATGGGCTTCAGCAAAATTTCATCATCTGTAGAAATGCTCATCATCGGTAGGTTCGTCATTGGTATCAATTGTGGATTCGCTACGACAGTTTCACCAACTTACGTCTCCGAAGTTGCGCCTTTAAGGTTACGAGGTGCATTCGGTACAGTCAACCAGTTAGCTGTAGCATTTGGTATGGTCGGTGGACAGATATTGGGAATAGGCGCTATACTCGGCAGTGACGAAGGTTGGCCGTGGCTTCTCGGATTGGCCGTAATACCATCGGCGTTACAATGCTTGATGTTGCCGTTCGCCCCTGAATCCCCCAGATATCTATTGCTCGCAGTCCGCGATGAAGAGAAAGCGAGGATAGCTCTTACAAAGATAAGAGGAACGGAACAGATTAATGACGAAATAAATGACATGCACGTGGAAGATCAGGCAGCTAGACAAGAAGCACAGTTTTCGATTCCCGACTTATTCAGTATCAAGGCTCTGCGTACGCCTTTAATAATCGGTGTTGTGATGCATCTTTCTCAGCAGTTGGGTGGTATTAACGCAGTTTTATATTACTCGACAACCATTTTCATAAGAGCTGGTCTCGAGGAGGAACAAGCCCGCCTAGCGTCCATCGGCGTGGGCAGCATTCTGTTTGTGATGGCGTTGGTGTCTATTCCTCTGATTGACCGCTTGGGTAGACGAACACTGCAATTGTGTGGTCTCGGTGGCATGGTCGTGTTCTCTGTTCTGATGACGGTTGCTTTCTTCACTTACGAAAATAATACAACGATGAGTATTTTCGCTGTTATCTTCACATTCCTATACGTAGCGTTCTTTGGCGTTGGTCCGAGTTCGATTCCCTGGATGATTCTGTCCGAGTTGTTCGGTCAGGGCGCTCGGAGCGCGGCAGTCAGTGTGGGGGCGTTAGTCAACTGGTTCGCAAACTTTATCGTGGGTTTAACTTTCATACCGATGTCTGAAGCGTTGGGTAACTACGTTTTCTTGCCATACACAGTTCTATTAATCTTGTTCTTTGCGTTCACGTACTTTAAATTGCCCGAAACAAAGAACAGGACGATTGAGGAAGTGACAGCTCTCTTTAAGAAATAA
- the LOC106133113 gene encoding glucose transporter type 1 isoform X1, producing the protein MEGHALTPLRGHEATRRRAMAGGTTGALLYAVSAAVLGMLQFGFNTGVINSPRTFIENFIKEQYEASPSLVFSIIVSIFAVGGMIGCPLASWLSEKQGRKGALFFNAIIGVIGALLMGFSKISSSVEMLIIGRFVIGINCGFATTVSPTYVSEVAPLRLRGAFGTVNQLAVAFGMVGGQILGIGAILGSDEGWPWLLGLAVIPSALQCLMLPFAPESPRYLLLAVRDEEKARIALTKIRGTEQINDEINDMHVEDQAARQEAQFSIPDLFSIKALRTPLIIGVVMHLSQQLGGINAVLYYSTTIFIRAGLEEEQARLASIGVGSILFVMALVSIPLIDRLGRRTLQLCGLGGMVVFSVLMTVAFFTYENNTTMSIFAVIFTFLYVAFFGVGPSSIPWMILSELFGQGARSAAVSVGALVNWFANFIVGLTFIPMSEALGNYVFLPYTVLLILFFAFTYFKLPETKNRTIEEVTALFKK; encoded by the coding sequence AGGCAACTCGTCGACGCGCCATGGCTGGCGGAACGACCGGCGCGCTGCTCTATGCAGTGAGTGCTGCCGTACTGGGCATGCTGCAGTTCGGCTTCAACACCGGCGTCATCAACTCCCCGCGGACCTTCATTGAAAACTTCATCAAAGAACAGTATGAAGCCTCGCCTAGTCTCGTATTTAGTATAATTGTCAGCATTTTCGCTGTCGGCGGTATGATCGGCTGTCCTCTCGCCAGCTGGCTCTCTGAGAAACAAGGGCGCAAAGGCGCTCTTTTTTTCAACGCTATCATAGGCGTTATAGGCGCCTTACTCATGGGCTTCAGCAAAATTTCATCATCTGTAGAAATGCTCATCATCGGTAGGTTCGTCATTGGTATCAATTGTGGATTCGCTACGACAGTTTCACCAACTTACGTCTCCGAAGTTGCGCCTTTAAGGTTACGAGGTGCATTCGGTACAGTCAACCAGTTAGCTGTAGCATTTGGTATGGTCGGTGGACAGATATTGGGAATAGGCGCTATACTCGGCAGTGACGAAGGTTGGCCGTGGCTTCTCGGATTGGCCGTAATACCATCGGCGTTACAATGCTTGATGTTGCCGTTCGCCCCTGAATCCCCCAGATATCTATTGCTCGCAGTCCGCGATGAAGAGAAAGCGAGGATAGCTCTTACAAAGATAAGAGGAACGGAACAGATTAATGACGAAATAAATGACATGCACGTGGAAGATCAGGCAGCTAGACAAGAAGCACAGTTTTCGATTCCCGACTTATTCAGTATCAAGGCTCTGCGTACGCCTTTAATAATCGGTGTTGTGATGCATCTTTCTCAGCAGTTGGGTGGTATTAACGCAGTTTTATATTACTCGACAACCATTTTCATAAGAGCTGGTCTCGAGGAGGAACAAGCCCGCCTAGCGTCCATCGGCGTGGGCAGCATTCTGTTTGTGATGGCGTTGGTGTCTATTCCTCTGATTGACCGCTTGGGTAGACGAACACTGCAATTGTGTGGTCTCGGTGGCATGGTCGTGTTCTCTGTTCTGATGACGGTTGCTTTCTTCACTTACGAAAATAATACAACGATGAGTATTTTCGCTGTTATCTTCACATTCCTATACGTAGCGTTCTTTGGCGTTGGTCCGAGTTCGATTCCCTGGATGATTCTGTCCGAGTTGTTCGGTCAGGGCGCTCGGAGCGCGGCAGTCAGTGTGGGGGCGTTAGTCAACTGGTTCGCAAACTTTATCGTGGGTTTAACTTTCATACCGATGTCTGAAGCGTTGGGTAACTACGTTTTCTTGCCATACACAGTTCTATTAATCTTGTTCTTTGCGTTCACGTACTTTAAATTGCCCGAAACAAAGAACAGGACGATTGAGGAAGTGACAGCTCTCTTTAAGAAATAA